The genomic DNA AGGTCGTGGACCACCACAAGGGCGCCAAGATCGACATCCTGCGCTACAAGAACAAGACCGGCTACCGCCGTCGTCAGGGCCACCGCCAGCAGTACACGGCGATCAAGGTCACGGCGATCCCGACGGCCGCGAAGTAAGGGACTGAGGAGACATGGCACACAAGAAGGGCGCATCGTCCACCCGGAACGGTCGCGACTCCAACGCTCAGCGGCTCGGCGTGAAGCGCTTCGGCGGTCAGGTCGTCAACGCCGGTGAGATCCTGGTCCGCCAGCGCGGCACCCACTTCCACCCGGGCGCGGGCGTCGGCCGCGGCGGCGACGACACGCTGTTCGCGCTGCAGGCCGGTTCGGTGCAGTTCGGCACCTTCCGCGGCCGCAAGGTCGTGAACATCGTCCCGGTCGCCTGACCTGGTCGGACGCTTCGCGAGGGCGGGCCTCTCCTCCCGTACGGCGCACGCCGTGCGGGAAGGGGGTCCGCCTTTCGCTTGTTGCAGCTGAGACACCCCGTACGTCCCTTCCCTTTCCGCACCGCTGGAGGCACCCCACCATGACCACCTTCGTGGACCGCGTCGAGCTGCACGTCGCCGCGGGTAACGGAGGCCACGGCTGTGCCTCCGTACACCGGGAGAAGTTCAAGCCGCTCGGCGGCCCCGACGGCGGCAACGGCGGCCGCGGCGGCGACGTGATCCTCGTCGTCGACCAGTCCGTGACCACGCTGCTCGACTACCACCACTCCCCGCACCGCAAGGCCACCAACGGCAAACCCGGCGAGGGCGGCCACCG from Streptomyces sp. MRC013 includes the following:
- the rpmA gene encoding 50S ribosomal protein L27, whose translation is MAHKKGASSTRNGRDSNAQRLGVKRFGGQVVNAGEILVRQRGTHFHPGAGVGRGGDDTLFALQAGSVQFGTFRGRKVVNIVPVA